The sequence AGTTCACCTTCCGAGCCCTGTGGCACAGGTTGCTCGTTTTGGTCCAAAACGTATAATTCAGTGTTGTCAATAGCGTAGCCAATGGATGGTAAAGCAGGCCAAGAGGAGGTGTTTTCAGGGTTAAGGGTCAACTGAGAAACCACGTGGGCTTCGGTGGGGCCATATTGGTTGTAGAGCGTGGCGCGGTCAAGTTGGGAGAAAAAAGCAGTGATCTGTTCAGTGATTTTAAGCTGCTCCCCGGCCGTAATTACTGCCTCTAGGGTTTTTGGATACAGTTGGTGTGCCACGGCAGTATGAGCCAAAGATTGTAAGCTAACAAAGGGAAGGAAAAGCCGGTTGATCTGTTTTTCTTCCATCAGCTGAAGCAGTGCAAATGGATCCTTTACGGTTTCTTCATCCAATAAATGGAGGATTCCTCCAGTCGTCAAGGTGCTGAAGATTTCCTGAAAAGATACATCGAAGGTGAACTTTGAAAATTGGAGCGTATTCACGCCCACATGCTTGTTAAATTGCTTTTTCTGCCACAAAAGCAGGTTTACCAGGGCTTTATGGGGCATACAAACCCCTTTAGGCTCACCGGTCGATCCTGAAGTAAATAAGATGTAGGCAGTATTATCGGTCGAAAAATTGACCGAAGGAGAGAGGATGGGGTACGCTGATGATATATTTTCTCTGATGTCCAGCAGTGGGATTCCTGCCAGGGTTTCCAGAAGATCTCCCTGGTCAGTGATCATCAGTTTGACTTCTGCTGCTTCACAGATAAACTTCTTACGTTCTTCGGGGAATTCTGGTGCAATGGGGACATAGGCCGCCCCACATTTTAAGATGGCTAGGATCGCCACCATCATTTCAGTTGACCTGTGCACACAGAGACCAACGGTGTCCTGGGGAGACACCCCTTTTTCTATCATTAAATGAGCAAGTTGGTTGCTGTTGTCCTCTAACCTTTGATAGGATATTTGATCCCCTCCATAAGAGATGGCAGGTTTCGAGGAAGCAATGATTGCTTGCTCTTTAAATAGGTCCACGATGGTCATTTCGGGTATAGGGTTAGTGGTATACATAGCTAAGGAGTATATTCCTGAAACGCATTTAGCGTGAAGTAGGAAATTGTAGTAGTGTTCTTTTTATAAAATTAAATAATTTTACACAAATAAAAATGTATTTTGAATTATTAAAAACGAATAATGATTATTTTTTTGTAAGCTTGTTTAGTTGTAAATATCGATTGTATATATATGATACCTGATTTTTTGTTGATAAAAAACAATAACTGTTTGGTTATGATATTTTATGGTGAAAAATTGGTGATTTCTTCAGGGGTTACGCGTTATGTTTTTGTTAATTACCTGTGGCTTAGGGATGTAAAAGGGAGTGGTGATCATGATGGAAACATGAGGGGAAGTAGCGGGTTACCGAATAGTGTTCCTATAACGCTACCCTTTGTTTTGAAATTTTATTTCGTATATTAAATGGCTAATGTGTAATCTGACCGTTTTATTGTTTTAACTACCAGATTCGCGTTTTTTATTAGGCTTTTTAAGCGCTGAAAGCATTAAGTTTATTTGTATAGATAAGTTTCCAAAACCCAAAAGGGATCCATCATGATAAAACATCTCGTCATACTTCAGTGGAAATCGTTTTTTAGGTCGGCAGCCTTTTCTTCCAATTTGGCAATCAAGATTTTGATGGGGTTTGCGGCACTTTATATGATGCTGAGTTTTGGCTTCATGGGAGTGGCTACCTTTTACATGCTTGAGAAGATGGAGCTGAATGCCTTTGAGACAGTCAATAGGTTTATGGTTTATTATTTGGTTTTTGACTTGGTGGTCAGGTATATGTTGCAGAAAATGCCTGTCGTCCAGATAAAGCCCATGCTGTTTTTGCCCATTAAAAAGTCTACCATCGTCCAGTATAGTATTTGGAAAACCATCCTTTCTTTTTTTAATATTATCCATGCATTTTTCTTTATTCCTTTTGCGGTTGTCCTTGTGATCAATGGATATGAGGCAGTACCTGTTTTGCTGTGGATGGTGGGGATTTATGCGTTGTTGTTGGCCAATAACTTTATTAATATTTTCCTGAATGGCGTGGATGCTGTCCTTTTTTCGGTACTGGGATTGCTGGCATCTTTAGGATTGATCCAGTATTACGGGGTATTTGATTTGTCCATCTATACAGGTCCTGTTTTCCAGTCTTTTTATGACCTGCCGTTGTTGGCATTCATTCCTGTGCTTTTTATGCTGACCGTGTATTGGGTAGCATTTAAATATTTCAGGGAACGACTCTATTTGGATGCAGGATTATCCAGCAAAGTGAAGGAAGCGAAATCTGAAAATTTAGCCTGGCTGGATCGCTTTGGAAGCATCGCTGTGTTCTTGAAAAATGATATTAAGCTCATCAAGAGAAACAAACGCTCGAAGACCACTGTGTTGATGAGTGTCATGTTCCTGTTTTATGGGTTGTTGTTTTTTACCAATTCCATTGAAGCATACCAAGGGCCGGCATGGAGGATTTTCGCGGCGCTATTTGTGACAGGAGGATTTTTGTTCAGCTTTGGACAGTATGTTCCCAGTTGGGATAGCTCCTATTATCCCTTGATGATGAGCCAAAACATCCGTTACCGCGATTACCTTAATGCCAAATGGTGGTTGATGGTGATAGCAACGGTCGTGTCGACCATCCTGGCTTCTTTCTATGCATACTTTGGATGGGAAGTTTACTTGGCCATTTTGGTGGCAGGGATCTATAACATCGGGGTGAATTCCTATATGGTACTTTGGGGAGGGGTTTACGTACGGACACCCATTGACCTTTCCAGCAATAAGGGCGCCTTGGGCAGTTCCCAAGCATTTAATGCCAAAACTTTGTTGCTGACGATCCCAAAGCTATTATTGCCCATGGTGTTATATGTCATCGGCCACTTTACTGTAGGCCCTTATTTGGGGTATTTGCTCGTGGCGATATCAGCAATCCTTGGGTTTGCTTTCAAGGAAAAGGTGTTCAATTTGATCGAAAAAAACTATAAAACCGAGAAGTACAAAACCCTAGCAGCGTACAAGCAAAAAAGCTAATTTGAGAATATGATTAAAATAGAAAATCTATCGAAACGATATGCAGAAGATTCAGTTCTGGATATTGATGCCTTAGAAATCCCCGCTGGAGAGATTTTTGGCCTTGTTGGAAATAATGGAGCAGGGAAGACCACGCTCTTTAGCTTGCTGTTGGATCTTATCATGCCAACCACCGGGAAGGTATTAAACCATGAAGTACAAGTAAACATCAGTGAGGACTGGAAGCCTTATACCGCGGCATTTATCGATGAAAGCTTTTTGATTGGCTACTTGACTCCCGAGGAATATTTTTATTTCATAGGGGAACTTCGAGGCATGAACAAGCAGGATGTCAGTGAGTTTCTCTTACCCTTTGAAGATTTCTTCCATGGTGAGATCCTTGGAGGTAAAAAATACTTGCGGGACCTATCCAAGGGGAATCAAAAGAAGGTCGGGATCATTGCTTCTTTTTTGGGCAGGCCTAAAGTAATCATCCTCGATGAACCTTTTGCCAACTTAGATCCTACGACCCAAATTCGCCTTAAGAAGATCATTGCCCAATACAAGGATGATCCAGAAGTGACCTTGTTGATCAGTAGCCATGATTTGCTTCATGTCACTGAAGTCTGTCAGCGCATTGTGGTGCTGAATAAAGGGAAAGTGGTTCGGGATACTAAAACATCCGATGCCACACTCCGGGAACTGGAAAGCTTCTTCGCAGAAGAAATCCAGTCCGCGGAAGGGGAATGAGTAAATTTTACCGTCATCCGTATCCAGTGATCAGCCTTTCATGGCGAAGGTAATCGTTAATTCCAGCCAATGACGATTGGGCTAGAATACCGGTAGATCATTAGCAGAAATACGCCTTATGATTGCCCTGTGCACAGGGACATTCTACTGATGACATAAGATGCCCTTGGAGCTGTTCAGTCACTCCGGTGGTTGATTTTGGCCTTTTTCTGCCAGGTCTAAAAGGAAGGCGTACTCCATGGCGGTTTCCTTGAGCGCATGAAATCTTCCTGAAGCCCCACCGTGTCCAGCATCCATGTTCGTATAGAGTAAAAGCATGTTTTTGTCTGTCTTTTCGACCCTTAGTTTTGCAACCCATTTGGTAGGTTCCCAGTATTGGACTTGGCTATCGTGTAATCCTGAAGTAACCAGCAAGTGAGGATATTCCTTTTTTTCGACATTATCATAAGGGGAGTAGGACAGCATGTAATCATAATATTCCTTGTTTTTCGGATTGCCCCACTCGTCAAATTCCCCAGTCGTGAGCGGAATGCTTTCATCAAGCATGGTAGTGACCACATCCACAAACGGTACCGCTGCAATGACGCCCTCATACAGATCGGGCCGCATGTTGATGATTGTCCCCATCAGCATGCCTCCTGCACTTCCGCCCATGGCGAATAGCTTTCCAAGGGAAGTGTAGCTTTCTCTGAGGAGATGCTCGGAGCAGGTGATGAAATCGGTAAAGGTATTCCTCTTTTTGAGCATTTTCCCGTCATCATACCAGTGCCTTCCCAATTCCTGGCCACCCCGAATATGGGCAATTGCAAATACAAAACCTCTGTCTAGTAGGCTTAGGCGGCTTGAACTGAATACGGGATCAGTACTGAATCCATAGGATCCATAGGCGTATTGAAGCAGAGGATTGCTGCCGTCTTTTTTGAAGGTAGCCGTCTTGTAGACCAAAGAGATAGGGATTTTGGTCCCATCTTGTGCAGTGGCCCAAATCCTTTCAGATTGGTAAAGTGATGGATCAAAACCTCCCTGTACTTCTTGTTGCTTGAGGAGCACTTTTTCCCGTCTTACCATATCATAGTCATAAGTAGAAGAGGGCGTTGTCAGGGAATTATAGCCAAAGCGTAACGTAGTGGTGTCAAATTGAGGATTATAGCCTAACCAAGCGGCATAAGTCGGATCATCAAAGGTGATATAATGATGGTCAGAACCGTCCAAAGGGATGATTTGGATTTTAGTCAGGCCATTAGAGCGTTCTTCAAGCACTAGGAATTGACCAAATACCTCAAATCCTTCCAGTAACGTGTCATCTCGATGAGCGATGATGTCTACCCATTGGCTCTTGTCCGGATTTTTAGTGGGTGCTTTGACCAGTTTATAGTTTTTGGCATGTTGGTGATTTGTCAGGATTAAAAAGTGATCTTCAAAATGCTCCACACTGTATTCCAGGTCACGTTCCCTTTCTTGGATAAGGTGGAAGGGAGACGTCGGATGATGCGCATCCAGGTAGCGGATTTCCGAAGAGACGGTGCTTTCGCTGACAATAAAGATATAGTCTTTGGATTTAGACTTGGCCACATGACAGGTGAACGTCTCATCAGCCTCTTCGTAAACCAAAATGTCCTCTTCCTGAGGTGTCCCGAGGGTGTGTTGGTAAATTTGATATGCCCTTAAGGTGTTGGGGTCCTGTTTTGAATAAAAGAGGGTTTTGTTATCATTGGCCCAGACCATATTTCCGGTTACTTCGGTGATTTGATCTGGGAGTGCCGAGCCGGTGCTGAGATCCTTAATCTTTATATTATAGACCCTCCTGCCGACATGATCCTCTGCATGGGCAAGCAGTTGTTGGTTATAGGAAAGGGTTACCGCATTGACGTTAAAATAATCATGTTCTTTTGCCAATAAGTTGACGTCCAATAAAATTTCTTCCGGGTGTTGTAGCGAGCCTTCTTTTCGGCAAAAGACAGGGTATTCCCCTCCCTTGACAAATTTCGTATAGTAATAATAGCCGTCCCTAAAATAGGGGACACTTTCATCGTCCTCTTTGATGCGGTTTTTCATCTCCTGATAGAGCTTTTCCTGAAGTGGCTCCGTATGGGCCAAACTGGCTTTTAGGAAGGCATTTTCCTCATTCAGGTATTGGATGACTTCAGGATTTTCCCTTTCATTCATCCAGTAGTAAGGATCTCTCCGTGTATGCTCATGGTAAGTGATGTCCTGTATTTTAATGGGAGCCTTAGGGGCTTTTATAGCTTTCATAGATGATCTTTCATTGTAATTCGGAGCAAAGGTACTGTCTATGAAAAAATAAACCTATCCATCCTCTAAATTGATCGGAAGTGAGGCCTGTCCGGAATGGAATAGTAAAAATGTATTTAAAATTTTATGATGTAAATGATTGATTATTCAAAAACAAATTATATTTAAGGGTTTTATAAAGTATATCATATGGGTTTCGTACAGGAATTTAAAAAGTTTGCCTTAAGAGGCAATGTTGTTGATCTCGCTGTAGCGGTCATCATTGGAGGTGCTTTTGGGAAAATCGTTACCTCCTTGGTCAATGACGTGATCATGCCTCCAATAGGATTGGCTCTTGGTGGCGTGAATTTTAAGGAACTGATGGTGGTCCTGAAGGAACCTTCGGTCACTGCTGATGGAGTGGAAGTGGCGGCAGTTGCCATTAAGTATGGCGCATTCATCAATACCATTGTGGATTTTTTGATCATTGCCTTTGTGATTTTCATGGCTATTCGCACCATGAATAAGCTCAAAAAGAAAGAAGAAGCCAAGCCTACACCTCCTCCTGCACCTTCAAAAGAGGAAACCCTGCTTACCGAAATAAGGGATATCCTGAAGGCCAAGTAAGGTGTTAAATAGGGTCCGATAAGGCGGTCTCATAAATGGGAAGTTCGATGTGGTCATTTCTGCTATAGCTTTGACCACGCTGTCTATCGGTTAAATTGATAGCGGACCTGAAATGTCAGTTCAGTCAGGTGAGTGTTTTCCACTTGTTGAAGACCACTGCTGATGGTCTCTCTGTCCGTGTAGACCGTCCTGGCCCACCGAAGCCAGAGGCTTAGTTTTCTTATGGGTTTAAATTGGGTTAGGAGATAATAGCGCATACCTTGACCATAGTAGCTTGGTATGGAAAATGCCCAAAGGACGTTTTTCTCATAGACATATTGACGATTGTCGTAATCGTCTGTGTCAAATAAGGCGATCCTGCCACTCCATTTCCACTTTTTGAAAGCAACATTCAAATCTTGGACGATGGTATAGCCCTTAGTAAGGTCTTGGTGGTAATCAAAAGAACTCATCTGGATCCTCGAACGCATGGAAAAATGTTCGCTGATTTTCATGTCAAGGTTAAGCAGGTAGTTGTGTTTTTTGCCGGTTTGGATCTGATAAGTAGTCAGGTCATTTTGTGAGGCAGTGACATTACGGTCTTTTACTTCTTCACGAATTTGAAAGTATAATTCCATTGATTTGTTGGGCGTATAGCTGATGCGTTGGAGCCATTCATGACCAGAGGAAGGCGCATATACGCGGTACCGCATCCATGGAAATTTAAACTGGTCATAGTATCCACTCCATTGGAGTTGCTTGGTGGGATGGTAGCTTAGCCCAAGGTAAATCCCCTTTTCATTGATCGGTCGAGAACCTTCCCCAAAAGCATTTCCGTAGAAGCTGTGAAAATTTCGGTCGTAATTCCTGATATGCAATACCATATCCAATTGCTTGCTTAAACTGCTCATGATTCCCGCCACATAGGCCACACCTTTGCTTTTTGATATCGCTGTTTCTCCAAAAAAGAAATGATTTTGGTAATTGTAGGAGAAATAAGCACTGTGCAGATGGTTGGTTTGGCCCCTGAATTCGAAGCCATTATAATTTCGGAGATCCCTGATGTAAGGCCATTCAAAATGGGTTAGCAAGCTATTTAGGCCAATTTGAAGGTTTCGGTCATTAGAAGAATAGTTAAGGTTTATGCCGATGTTTTTTTCGTGAGCAGCAGCTTTCTTGCTGATTTCGGAGGCGGTCCTGTGGTAGCCACTTGAGGGGAGTGAGGTGATGCGATATGGGACAGCACTGGAGTCAATATTGGCGTCTCTGGCGACCGAAGAAGCCATGATGGATCCTTCAAGCCGCCCCTTTTGGTACGTGGCGGAGATCCCTCTGAAATATCCCGTTTCCATGGAAGAGGTGTAGGGCTTGATGCCTGTCGAACTTCTTCGGGTAGTGGTGATGGTTTCGGCTCCCTTGCCTACCGAAAAGCCCGCCCCGAAGATCAGTCCTTGTCCGTATTGTGCTTGGTAATCACCGACGGTAATTTGCTTCCAAGGGCCTTTATCGTAAAGGGTGAGGTGATAGCTCAGGAAGTTAAACCCGTATCTTTTTGAGGAAGGATCCCAAGTAAATACTTCTCCTGCATCCCGATCCATGGTAATGCCAATGCTAAAGTCTCCCGTGTGCTGGCTTCTTAGCCTGAGGTACTGCGTGCCTGGAGTTCCTTGGTACCTGCTGGTAAGCGAGCCGTTTTTCAAGGTATCTGGAGGAGTGAATCCCTTGCGCTCTTCCAGGTAAATACGGTGTCGGTAAATGAGGTAAGCCGTTTTTTCACTTAATATCCGTTTGGGCAGTTTATGGGCGTATTTTTTGGTGTTTTCCCCCAAGGTGACAAATGGCACAAGCTTCTTGATGGTTTCCCGATCGAAGCCAGGAATGGATTGGAGCTCATAGATGGATAGCAGTTTCCCATAAATTTGCTGATATGTGAAAAAGTTACTCACTTGTAACGGAGTGAGGATGTAAAGCGATTGGAGGTCATCCGGAGAACAACGGTTAAGGTCAATAGGGTTTAAGTAGCGCTGTAAAAGGTTTTCGTATAGCTGCTCATAATTCAGGTCTTCTTCCTGAAGTGAGAAAAGTTCTTCAGCGAATGCTTCCACATCAAACTCGGTCTGAGCTTGAGACGTTCCGAAGCAAGTGAGGATGAAGATAAGGAGAAAAGTAAACCATACTTTCATAGCGATCCAATCGTATAGTTCAAAGAAAAATGATGGGTGAATCCCAGTTGGTGGTTTTGGGCCACTGCATAATCAAATCGA comes from Echinicola vietnamensis DSM 17526 and encodes:
- the mscL gene encoding large-conductance mechanosensitive channel protein MscL encodes the protein MGFVQEFKKFALRGNVVDLAVAVIIGGAFGKIVTSLVNDVIMPPIGLALGGVNFKELMVVLKEPSVTADGVEVAAVAIKYGAFINTIVDFLIIAFVIFMAIRTMNKLKKKEEAKPTPPPAPSKEETLLTEIRDILKAK
- a CDS encoding DUF5687 family protein — its product is MIKHLVILQWKSFFRSAAFSSNLAIKILMGFAALYMMLSFGFMGVATFYMLEKMELNAFETVNRFMVYYLVFDLVVRYMLQKMPVVQIKPMLFLPIKKSTIVQYSIWKTILSFFNIIHAFFFIPFAVVLVINGYEAVPVLLWMVGIYALLLANNFINIFLNGVDAVLFSVLGLLASLGLIQYYGVFDLSIYTGPVFQSFYDLPLLAFIPVLFMLTVYWVAFKYFRERLYLDAGLSSKVKEAKSENLAWLDRFGSIAVFLKNDIKLIKRNKRSKTTVLMSVMFLFYGLLFFTNSIEAYQGPAWRIFAALFVTGGFLFSFGQYVPSWDSSYYPLMMSQNIRYRDYLNAKWWLMVIATVVSTILASFYAYFGWEVYLAILVAGIYNIGVNSYMVLWGGVYVRTPIDLSSNKGALGSSQAFNAKTLLLTIPKLLLPMVLYVIGHFTVGPYLGYLLVAISAILGFAFKEKVFNLIEKNYKTEKYKTLAAYKQKS
- a CDS encoding ABC transporter ATP-binding protein, translated to MIKIENLSKRYAEDSVLDIDALEIPAGEIFGLVGNNGAGKTTLFSLLLDLIMPTTGKVLNHEVQVNISEDWKPYTAAFIDESFLIGYLTPEEYFYFIGELRGMNKQDVSEFLLPFEDFFHGEILGGKKYLRDLSKGNQKKVGIIASFLGRPKVIILDEPFANLDPTTQIRLKKIIAQYKDDPEVTLLISSHDLLHVTEVCQRIVVLNKGKVVRDTKTSDATLRELESFFAEEIQSAEGE
- a CDS encoding helix-hairpin-helix domain-containing protein, which codes for MKVWFTFLLIFILTCFGTSQAQTEFDVEAFAEELFSLQEEDLNYEQLYENLLQRYLNPIDLNRCSPDDLQSLYILTPLQVSNFFTYQQIYGKLLSIYELQSIPGFDRETIKKLVPFVTLGENTKKYAHKLPKRILSEKTAYLIYRHRIYLEERKGFTPPDTLKNGSLTSRYQGTPGTQYLRLRSQHTGDFSIGITMDRDAGEVFTWDPSSKRYGFNFLSYHLTLYDKGPWKQITVGDYQAQYGQGLIFGAGFSVGKGAETITTTRRSSTGIKPYTSSMETGYFRGISATYQKGRLEGSIMASSVARDANIDSSAVPYRITSLPSSGYHRTASEISKKAAAHEKNIGINLNYSSNDRNLQIGLNSLLTHFEWPYIRDLRNYNGFEFRGQTNHLHSAYFSYNYQNHFFFGETAISKSKGVAYVAGIMSSLSKQLDMVLHIRNYDRNFHSFYGNAFGEGSRPINEKGIYLGLSYHPTKQLQWSGYYDQFKFPWMRYRVYAPSSGHEWLQRISYTPNKSMELYFQIREEVKDRNVTASQNDLTTYQIQTGKKHNYLLNLDMKISEHFSMRSRIQMSSFDYHQDLTKGYTIVQDLNVAFKKWKWSGRIALFDTDDYDNRQYVYEKNVLWAFSIPSYYGQGMRYYLLTQFKPIRKLSLWLRWARTVYTDRETISSGLQQVENTHLTELTFQVRYQFNR
- a CDS encoding S9 family peptidase: MKAIKAPKAPIKIQDITYHEHTRRDPYYWMNERENPEVIQYLNEENAFLKASLAHTEPLQEKLYQEMKNRIKEDDESVPYFRDGYYYYTKFVKGGEYPVFCRKEGSLQHPEEILLDVNLLAKEHDYFNVNAVTLSYNQQLLAHAEDHVGRRVYNIKIKDLSTGSALPDQITEVTGNMVWANDNKTLFYSKQDPNTLRAYQIYQHTLGTPQEEDILVYEEADETFTCHVAKSKSKDYIFIVSESTVSSEIRYLDAHHPTSPFHLIQERERDLEYSVEHFEDHFLILTNHQHAKNYKLVKAPTKNPDKSQWVDIIAHRDDTLLEGFEVFGQFLVLEERSNGLTKIQIIPLDGSDHHYITFDDPTYAAWLGYNPQFDTTTLRFGYNSLTTPSSTYDYDMVRREKVLLKQQEVQGGFDPSLYQSERIWATAQDGTKIPISLVYKTATFKKDGSNPLLQYAYGSYGFSTDPVFSSSRLSLLDRGFVFAIAHIRGGQELGRHWYDDGKMLKKRNTFTDFITCSEHLLRESYTSLGKLFAMGGSAGGMLMGTIINMRPDLYEGVIAAVPFVDVVTTMLDESIPLTTGEFDEWGNPKNKEYYDYMLSYSPYDNVEKKEYPHLLVTSGLHDSQVQYWEPTKWVAKLRVEKTDKNMLLLYTNMDAGHGGASGRFHALKETAMEYAFLLDLAEKGQNQPPE